Part of the Cuniculiplasma divulgatum genome, CTCTTGAACTTTAACCCCATATTTACTATCTCGCTAAAGTCATTCCTGATATCAAGAATCGATACCAAATCTTTTTTAATCATAGGGATCACTCCAGAAGTGATGGTACATCTGTTGGGTACTCGGCAACCTTTACTCCAGCTGCATTGAAAGCTTTAATCTTAGATTCTGCAGTTCCAACTCCCTTTTCTATAATGGCTCCTGCATGACCCATTCTCTTTCCTGGTGGTGCACTTCTTCCTGTTATGTATGCCACAACCTTCTTTGTGATGTGCTTTTTTATATACTGGGCTGCAAGCTCTTCATTACTGCCACCTATTTCACCCACAAGAACGATTTTTTCAGTGTCTGGGTCCTTTTCATACTGCTTCAGTATATCTATGTAGTTAAGACCTACTACAGGATCTCCACCAAGCCCTATGACTGTGCTTTCTCCCATACCACTCTTTGTAACAGCATCAACAATTTCATAGGTTAGTGTTCCACTTCTTGACGCTATTCCAATGTTACCTTTTCTGAATATTTTATTTGGCATGATTCCAATTTTGCATTTACCAACGGCTGTGATTCCAGGTCCATTTGGTCCTATTACAACTGCACCCTTTCTCCTTGCATTGTGCACTATTTCCATTGAGTCGTGGAATGGCACATGTTCTGTTAGTATGTAAATGAAATTGATCCCTGAGTCGATTGCCTCGAAAGCCGCATCCTTTACAAAAGGGGCAGGCACGCTGATCATGGTAGCATCTGGCTTAAATTCCATTGCATCCCTGACTGAGCCAACTATGGGAACCCTGTCCATGAACTTAGTTCCAGCCTTTCCGGGGGAAACGCCAGCAACTACCTTTGTTCCAAATGCAAGCATTTCTCCAGCATGAAATGCACCCTGATGCCCTGTTATTCCCTGAACAATTACTTTTGTATTCTCATCAACATAAACGCTCATTTTAATTACCTCCTGCTAACTTTACAACTCTCTCTATTGCTTCCATCATTGTGGGGAATGAATCTATATTACTATCCTTTAGTATTTTCCGTCCTTCATCATCCCTTACACCACTCAATCTAACAACAATTGGCTGTGTTATTGAGAGCTTATTCTTTGCCATTACTATACCATTTGCCACTGTGTCACATTTAGTGACCCCACCAAATATATTGACCAGTATTGCCTTTGGTTTCGCCTTAAGCACAAGATCGAAGGCATTTGCAACTATATCTGAATTATCCGTTCCTCCGAGATCAAGGAAATTTCTTGGTTTTCCCTTGTGAAGAGTTAATGCATCAAGAGTTGCCATTGTTAATCCGGCTCCGTTTGCAATTACTCCAATATTCCCATCAAGTTCAATAAACGCATAGCCTTTCTGGGAAGCTTCTAATTCCAGTGGTGTCTTCTCTGGATCAACTACTTCAAACTCCTTGTGCCTGTATACTGAATCACTGTCAACAACAACCTTCGAGTCTGCAGCTATAAGCTTTCCTTCTTCGGTTATGACGAGAGGATTTATTTCTACCAGTTCACAATCTTCTTCGACCCATATTTTATAAAGTGTTTTCAAAATAGACATAAACTGTTTAGCTATATCAGGATCCAGTTTCATGAACGCTACAGCTTCTCTTCCTATGAAATCAGAATATCCAAGAATTGGGTCTATATGTCTTGTATAAAGTTGATCGTGAGGGATTGATTCAATCTCTACTCCTCCCTGAGTTGTAGCAATAAGAATTGGCTCTTTTTCTGTTCTATCCAGAGCAATACTTACATACATCTCCTTTTTGATGTGAATCATTTCTTCAATCAGAACCTTTGTTACTGTTAGACCTCTAATTTTAGCTCCAAGTAACTCTTTTACACCATCGTTAAGTTCCTGCTGGGACTTGGCAAATTTTATTCCTCCAGATTTGCCTCTTCCTCCAAGAAGGATCTGAGACTTGACCACCACGGGTTTTTCAAAATTTCTAATGTCTGACTCTTTTTCAACAAGATAGCTTTCCGGTACTGGAATACCGTACTTCCTAAAAATCTGTTTTCCCATATACTCGTAAAGATTCATATTTTACCGTAAGGCAATTACATAAAAGGATAAATAATATTTTACATTATATTAACTTCTTAAGTCTACCTGATTTTGGTTACCTTTTGAGTTTAATTATTGTAAATTACGGATCATGGATAAGTGACAAAACGAGTTTAAATTCGTAAAATTTATGATCGGTAAAAATGTTAGAATTTTTTTTAAATCTGAGAACAAAAGAGTGTAAATATTAATAGGTGAAATTTAAAAATCAAAAGCATTAGTATGGTGGCATTCCGCCCATACCGCCCATTCCACCCATGCCTCCCTGGCCGCCGGGGGATGGCGCGCTCTTCTTGCTTGCTATGACATCATCTATTCTCAATATCATAGTAGCAACTTCCACTGCGCTTTCCAGTGCATGTCTTTTTACTTTAAGTGGATCGAATACTCCAATTGCATACATGTCAGAGACTTTGTTATCAGAGAAGTTAATTCCTGTGTTAATATTCTTCTTTTCATGCTCTGCCTTTAGCTGTATAAGGGTGTTGATAGGATCCATACCTGCATTTTCTGCCAGAGTTCTAGGTATAACCTCAAGAGCCTTGGCAAAAGCATCTATAGCGAGTTGCTCTCTTCCGCCAACACTGGCAGCATATGATCTTATTCTCAATGAAAGTTCTGATTCCACTGCTCCGCCACCTGGAAGTATTTTTCCGTCTTCCTTTGTAATTGCAACAACTCTTATGGCGTCATTAAGTGCTCTTTCGATCTCAGACACAACATGTTCGGTTCCACCTCTGATAAGTATACTTACTGCTTTTGGATTGCTGCATCCGGTTACAAATGTCATTCTGTCGTCGCCTATCTTTTTCTCTTCTACCTTCTTTGCTGAACCAAGATATGATGCTGAAAGATCGTCGAGATTTGTAACAAGTTTTGCGCCAGTCGCCTTTGCAAGTTTTTCCATGTCACTCTTCTTGACTCTTCTTACTGCATAAATACCTTCTTTCGCAAGATAGTGCTGAGCAATGTCATCTATACCTTTCTGGCATAGAACCACATTTGCGCCACTCTTTTTTATCTTGGAAACCATTTCTTTGAATGTGTCAACTTCCTGATCTAGAAAATCCTGTATTTTAGAAGGATCTGAAATTTGGACCTTTGCCTCTATTTCTGTCTTCTTTATTTCCAATGCTGAGTCAATAAGTGCTATCTTTGCATCGTTAACTACAGAAGGCATCTTGGAATGAACTTTTTCCTTATCTATGACAAGCCCCATAATTAGTTCTGTCTCGTTTACACTTCCTCCACTCTTCTTATCAATCTTTATGCTGGATGGTTCAACTGTGAACTTATGATTCTTTTCTTCAGCCACAGCATTTACTGCTTTTACAATTAATTTATATAGCATGTCTCCGCCTAGCCCTATGTTCTTACCTGAAAGTGCAGTTCTTGCAACCTGTTCAAGAGATTTGTCGTCCTTTACATCCTTTGCGATGGCGTCTAACTCCTTCTTTGCCTGATTTACGGCCAGTCTGTATCCATTTGCAATAACTGTTGGATGTACTCCCTGTTCAAGAAGTTCCTCTGCCTGCTTTAGGAATTCGCCCGCAAGTACAACTGAGGTTGTGGTTCCATCTCCAACTGCTGTATCCTGTGACTTTGCAACTTCCACTATCATCTTTGCTGTAGGATGATCTACATCCATTTCTTTCAGAATGGTTGCCCCATCATTGGAAATAATAATATCTCCAATCGAATCTACAAGCATCTTGTCCATTCCCTTCGGTCCAAGAGTTGTCCTCACAGCCTCGGCAATGGCTTTTGCTGCATCTATATTATTTTTCTGTGCATTCTTACCCTGATCCCTGCTTGTACCTTCCTTTAATATAAATATCGGCATTTGTCCGTTTAACATCTTTTTTCCTCCTTATTTCTACTTGGTAAATTTGTTCTTCAATATAAATTTTATGCATATTTTTACGATAAAAATTCTGTAATTGAACCATTCATCTATCCTTAGCTTGGTTACATTTCTTAATAGTAAAAATGAAAATAAAATTGATAGATATCAATTTCAACAGCCATGTTCAGCAGGAAACATTACTTTTTGAATCAATTTCATAATTTTTTAATTTTTTCCTCTTTTCTGTATTCCTGGAAAAATCTACCCAGTGGATACTTACCATAATCAACGAATTTGAATAGTGGCTTAAATTCTGGCTCCTGATCCAGAAATGTGCCAACCATTTTAATTGCAGTTTCCCTAAGATCTGGGTGTGACTGGGGAGTTGATCTTAATTCGCTGAAATATGCCAGTTCCCTGAGATTTGTATTAACAAGTATCTCATAATTCGTGCAATATGGTAACACATATTGTGCCAGTTTTCCACCAGAATCCTTCCTTATGTGAATATAGAGTTTTCCTACATCGTCTAATAATTGTTTCATTCTGGATGAAAGATCGGGATTATTGGAAACATATTCTGGAATATAATAACCATGTTCGGGAGTAATATCTTTCCTTAATATACTCATAAATCTGTGCCTCTGGAACTCCCTGAAAGCGCCATAATTCATAACGATCCTGTATGTCAGATTAATAAACTCAAACGCCCTTGGTAATTTATCTCTTCGGCTCCTTCTTTCATCGGCAATTAAGTCTATTATGTCTTTCTTATTCTGGCCAATGTAAGTGGGATTAGAGAAGCATAAAATATTTCCTATATTTGATGTTTGCTTTTTATTATATTCTGTTAAGGTTACATCTACTGAATTAATTCCTTTTCCATCTGTACTTGAAAGGGATTGAGTATCTTTCTGTTCAATTCCGGGCTCATGATTTTTGGTGTAACGGGGATCTCTAGCGGACTTTACTAGATTTTCAAACTCGCTGAAGAGTTCGTCATAAAGTAGATCAGAAATTTCCTTCGCTTCTGGTATTCCGCTTTGATCCAGTTTTTGGATTAGATGAATGAATGCCCTGATATTTCCGGATATGCCCATATTCGTCAGGGTGCTGGAAGGAAGGATTGCCCTCATGTCATCCAGTGTTCTTGATCTAACGGCAGTTTCATAGGCCTTTGAAGCTGAATCTTCCCCTTCAGTTTGGAAACTCGAAAGTGGAAAATCTGTTTTTAAATTCTCCTTAATTATTGGAATTCCATATGAATAGAATTCAAATAATTTTTCCATTAAGGAATTATACTCACCTT contains:
- the sucC gene encoding ADP-forming succinate--CoA ligase subunit beta yields the protein MNLYEYMGKQIFRKYGIPVPESYLVEKESDIRNFEKPVVVKSQILLGGRGKSGGIKFAKSQQELNDGVKELLGAKIRGLTVTKVLIEEMIHIKKEMYVSIALDRTEKEPILIATTQGGVEIESIPHDQLYTRHIDPILGYSDFIGREAVAFMKLDPDIAKQFMSILKTLYKIWVEEDCELVEINPLVITEEGKLIAADSKVVVDSDSVYRHKEFEVVDPEKTPLELEASQKGYAFIELDGNIGVIANGAGLTMATLDALTLHKGKPRNFLDLGGTDNSDIVANAFDLVLKAKPKAILVNIFGGVTKCDTVANGIVMAKNKLSITQPIVVRLSGVRDDEGRKILKDSNIDSFPTMMEAIERVVKLAGGN
- a CDS encoding FAD-dependent thymidylate synthase, which gives rise to MTSDNFFSNPDKRVFILKMENQVDRGALLSRYSRTSSLDIRELYKKEFQENPDRGKKFYERVFLEYGDESVAELISIQIGIQGISNIVTKLIEECRVGLSYLEKSSRYVSYEKKVDGKYLFLDFEKTGIAKKFEGEYNSLMEKLFEFYSYGIPIIKENLKTDFPLSSFQTEGEDSASKAYETAVRSRTLDDMRAILPSSTLTNMGISGNIRAFIHLIQKLDQSGIPEAKEISDLLYDELFSEFENLVKSARDPRYTKNHEPGIEQKDTQSLSSTDGKGINSVDVTLTEYNKKQTSNIGNILCFSNPTYIGQNKKDIIDLIADERRSRRDKLPRAFEFINLTYRIVMNYGAFREFQRHRFMSILRKDITPEHGYYIPEYVSNNPDLSSRMKQLLDDVGKLYIHIRKDSGGKLAQYVLPYCTNYEILVNTNLRELAYFSELRSTPQSHPDLRETAIKMVGTFLDQEPEFKPLFKFVDYGKYPLGRFFQEYRKEEKIKKL
- the sucD gene encoding succinate--CoA ligase subunit alpha; this encodes MSVYVDENTKVIVQGITGHQGAFHAGEMLAFGTKVVAGVSPGKAGTKFMDRVPIVGSVRDAMEFKPDATMISVPAPFVKDAAFEAIDSGINFIYILTEHVPFHDSMEIVHNARRKGAVVIGPNGPGITAVGKCKIGIMPNKIFRKGNIGIASRSGTLTYEIVDAVTKSGMGESTVIGLGGDPVVGLNYIDILKQYEKDPDTEKIVLVGEIGGSNEELAAQYIKKHITKKVVAYITGRSAPPGKRMGHAGAIIEKGVGTAESKIKAFNAAGVKVAEYPTDVPSLLE
- the thsB gene encoding thermosome subunit beta, with protein sequence MLNGQMPIFILKEGTSRDQGKNAQKNNIDAAKAIAEAVRTTLGPKGMDKMLVDSIGDIIISNDGATILKEMDVDHPTAKMIVEVAKSQDTAVGDGTTTSVVLAGEFLKQAEELLEQGVHPTVIANGYRLAVNQAKKELDAIAKDVKDDKSLEQVARTALSGKNIGLGGDMLYKLIVKAVNAVAEEKNHKFTVEPSSIKIDKKSGGSVNETELIMGLVIDKEKVHSKMPSVVNDAKIALIDSALEIKKTEIEAKVQISDPSKIQDFLDQEVDTFKEMVSKIKKSGANVVLCQKGIDDIAQHYLAKEGIYAVRRVKKSDMEKLAKATGAKLVTNLDDLSASYLGSAKKVEEKKIGDDRMTFVTGCSNPKAVSILIRGGTEHVVSEIERALNDAIRVVAITKEDGKILPGGGAVESELSLRIRSYAASVGGREQLAIDAFAKALEVIPRTLAENAGMDPINTLIQLKAEHEKKNINTGINFSDNKVSDMYAIGVFDPLKVKRHALESAVEVATMILRIDDVIASKKSAPSPGGQGGMGGMGGMGGMPPY